In Primulina huaijiensis isolate GDHJ02 chromosome 4, ASM1229523v2, whole genome shotgun sequence, a genomic segment contains:
- the LOC140975236 gene encoding protein WALLS ARE THIN 1-like — MAETGGGSAVVAKIRMCSVPEKFQLHLAMLALQFGYAGFHVVSRAALNMGISKIVFPVYRNILALFLLLPFAYFLEKKERPRLTWNFVVQFFLLAIVGITANQGFYLLGLDNTSPTFASAIQNSVPAITFLMATILRIEKVRLDRKDGISKVAGTLFCVAGASVITLYKGPTIYSPTPPLQTTAAEPLLLALGDANGKNWTLGCLFLIGHCLSWSGWLVLQAPVLKKYPARLSFTSYQCFFGVIQFLVIAAFVERDPQAWLVHSGAELFSVFYAGVVASGIAFAVQIWCIDRGGPVFVAVYQPVQTLVVAIMASVMLGEQFYLGGIIGAALIITGLYFVLWGKSEERKYATSEKAGIQNLADHDGDGSTAQITEPLLLPKSTGNV; from the exons ATGGCGGAAACCGGCGGTGGCTCAGCCGTGGTGGCGAAGATCAGAATGTGTTCGGTGCCGGAGAAATTCCAGCTGCATTTGGCTATGCTAGCCTTGCAGTTCGGATATGCCGGCTTTCATGTGGTGTCTCGAGCTGCACTCAACATGGGCATAAGCAAGATTGTTTTCCCTGTTTATAGGAACATTCTTGCCTTGTTTCTCCTATTGCCCTTCGCTTATTTTCTTGAAAA GAAAGAGAGGCCACGCCTTACATGGAACTTCGTCGTCCAGTTCTTCCTACTGGCCATTGTTGG GATCACGGCGAATCAAGGATTCTACTTACTGGGATTGGACAACACATCCCCGACTTTTGCTTCTGCGATACAAAACTCAGTCCCGGCCATTACCTTTCTCATGGCTACCATTCTCAG AATAGAAAAGGTTAGATTAGACCGTAAAGATGGGATCTCGAAGGTGGCGGGGACGCTTTTCTGCGTAGCGGGGGCATCAGTGATCACGCTGTACAAAGGTCCCACCATCTACAGCCCCACTCCGCCGTTGCAAACAACGGCGGCGGAGCCGCTGCTGTTGGCTCTGGGCGACGCCAATGGCAAGAACTGGACTTTGGGGTGCCTCTTCTTGATCGGCCACTGCCTGTCGTGGTCGGGGTGGCTTGTGCTGCAAGCGCCGGTGCTGAAGAAGTATCCGGCGCGGCTGTCGTTCACTTCGTACCAGTGCTTCTTCGGAGTCATCCAGTTTCTTGTCATCGCCGCTTTCGTGGAGAGGGATCCGCAGGCTTGGCTCGTCCATTCCGGCGCCGAGCTCTTCAGCGTTTTCTATGCT GGAGTGGTGGCCTCAGGGATCGCATTCGCTGTACAGATATGGTGCATAGATCGCGGCGGGCCAGTGTTCGTGGCCGTGTATCAGCCCGTGCAGACTCTCGTTGTCGCTATCATGGCCTCCGTCATGCTGGGAGAGCAGTTCTATTTGGGCGG GATAATTGGCGCAGCGTTGATTATCACCGGATTATACTTCGTGTTATGGGGCAAATCTGAAGAAAGGAAATATGCTACATCGGAGAAGGCAGGGATCCAGAACTTGGCAGACCATGATGGCGATGGATCCACAGCGCAGATCACCGAGCCACTACTCCTACCGAAGTCAACAGGAAATGTTTGA